From the Brienomyrus brachyistius isolate T26 unplaced genomic scaffold, BBRACH_0.4 scaffold39, whole genome shotgun sequence genome, one window contains:
- the LOC125722520 gene encoding G-protein coupled receptor family C group 5 member B-like: MGLAVALAVLDPEWILLATMSTCQPACEYQPLDFALATTYVLVLLLAALVGAACSLWRQQPRWRCRTAWLLITSLASVLLWVAWITFCLYGNAALGLPPTWDNRVQAVVLLAQAWLLILLHAAPEVHATLRPPSRMREANLEEGLSHL; encoded by the coding sequence ATGGGGCTGGCGGTGGCCTTGGCCGTGTTGGATCCGGAGTGGATCCTTCTAGCCACGATGTCCACATGCCAGCCAGCCTGTGAATACCAGCCGCTGGACTTTGCGCTGGCCACCACTTAtgtgctggtcctgctcctggcagcactggtgggggcggcctgcagtctgtggaggcagcagccacggtggaggtgcaggaccgcgtggctgctcatcacctccctggcctcagtcctgctgtgggtggcctggatcaccttctgcctgtatggcaacgcggcgcttggcctgcccccaacatgggacaaccgggtacaggcagtggtgctgctggcacaggcatggctgctcatactgctgcacgctgctcctgaggtccacgccaccttacggcccccgtcccgcatgagagaggccaatttagaggagggcctttctcacctgtag